The region TTACGGCGTCGAGATTAAAGAATAGCGTTGGAAATACTTGCTTAGATGGGATAATTGCCACACCTTACAACTCAGGGGCTTTTATATATTATAAAATAAAGTACACCGAAAATCAATACTGAGCTATGGTATACTATTCCGTATGATTGCCGATGTTCGCATTACTGATAAATCGTTTGGTCCTACGGTGTTGATGACCGGAGTGAAGTTTAGCGTGGATGATGGCGAGAAGGTTGGGCTCATCGGACGCAATGGCGCGGGAAAAACGACGCTATTTGGTATATTGACAGGCGCGGATAAAGATTTCACGGGTAGCGTGATTTTTCGTCGTGGTAGTGTGGTTGTGGTAACGGCGCAGGAACATCACGATGTCGGCGATATAACAGTGCTGGAGTATATCTTGAGCGGGCTGCCGGAGTATGCGCGATTGCGGCATATTCTGCATACTTATCCTGAGACGATGGGTAATGACATGGCGAAGATCGAAGAATATACGCAGGCGCTTGATCGGTTTGGGCAAAAAGGATTCTATCAAATTGAGGAGCTTGTGACCGAAGAGTTGAGGAATTTTCAGATGGATGGTATGGCGGAACGTCCCCTCGCCTCGCTGAGCGGCGGGCAGAAGCGGCTGGTCGAGGTGGTGAAAATTATGCACGCGCAGGCGGATTTAGCACTGATAGACGAGCCGACGAACCACATGGATTACGTGGCAAAGAAGCAGTTTATTGATTGGATGAAAGCGTCAAAACAAGCGATGCTGGTTATTACGCATGACCGCGACGTGCTGAAAGAAGTTGATCGAATTGTTGAACTGAAGGACGGCGTGACGGTAAATTACGAGGGCAACTACGATGCATATTTGAAGCATAATGCGTTTGCAACGAGCAATGCGATGAATGAATATGAGACGGTGGCGCGGCGGATCGCGAATCTAAAAGATAAAGTATTGCAGTTTCGGCGCATGAAAGAACGGACGCGCGACCCCGATACGATTAAACAATTCAAGCGACGCGAGAATCAAGCAGCGATAGAGCTAGCGGAGTTAGAAAAAATCGAAAAGCCAACCTTTTGGATTGACCGTGAGCATGTAGCGCAATTGGATTACAAGGTGGCGGATCGTTACCAAAAATTCAAGGCGCGTAACATCCATTTGCGTATGAAGGATGGTGCGATGCGCTCGCGGCGCAAACTCGTTGAGGCGCGCGATGTGGCACTTGGATATGGCGATGTACTGTTGTTTGAGGGCGTGAATATTGATTTGCGCGAAGGCGAAGCGGTAGAGCTGCGCGGGCGCAACGGCGCGGGTAAGACGACGTTGATTCGGGCGCTGCTAGCGGGTTCTACTCAGGATTCAAAAGCAGCCCCCGTACTTTACGGCGGTACGCTTACCCTTGACCCGCATGTACGCGTGGGCGTGTACGAGCAAGAGATTGCGCCGACGTATCTGAATATGCCGTTACACGATGCGATTGAGCAAATGTATATTGACCGCAAGCTGGCGATTGGCGAGACAAAAATCCGCCAGCTAATGGGCGATTATCTGTTTACTGATACTGATGGTATGACGCCGCTTGTTCGGTTGAGCGGCGGGCAGAAGGCGCGGTTTCAGATTATTAGCATGCTGGCAAATGATCCGCAGCTGCTAATTCTAGATGAACCAACGAATCATTTGGATTTGCCGAGTATTGAAGAGCTAGAAACGGCGCTTGAGCGCTACGCGGGTGCAATACTTTACGTTAGCCACGACGATTATTTCCGCCGAAAGATCGGCGGTGTGGTCGTACAGATTGGCGCAGTGTAGACTGATAGTTCCCCTGTCTTCTTAATCCTATAACTGGCGGCGATTGAGCCGCATACTGTTTTATCATGAGTAGCATAAGAAAATAGCCCCCGAAACGGCTCAAGCTGAGCTTTCGGACAAAAACCTGAGAGCGTTTCAAGAAAACGCTCAATCAGACTTGATGCCGAATCGGCGAGCTATTTCCAGGGGTGCTAGTCGCAGTCGCTGGTGGCGAAGCGCAGCAACCCTGCCACGGTCATAAGCAGCGCGACAACCAAGCAGGATTGGAAGAACGACAACGCTGGCACTCCATCCAGCCCGGACGCGTGAAGCGCGCCCAAGAGGATCATAATGATCCATGCCGGAATGACGATAACAATTGCCATGCAGGCGACAAATGCAACAATGAACAAAGCAACAATGAGAGCAGTCTCCATCGCCTTATCCTCTCCAAAGAGCGACCTCTCCGCGCGGGATTGCGCGAAAAGCTATTCTATATATACCATGTATGGTGTGATTGGTCAAGCGAAAAACTAAGTAAGCAGTCCTTTATTGCGCAGCGCTGCATCAATTTTAGCACGGTCAAAGCCGCGGACGATAACGCCGGCAATGTCGGTAACAGGGACACTGCTGGCGCCTCCGCCAACTTTGGCGAGCAACTCGTCCATTGCACCCTCGTCGGTTTCAATATCGCGTACGGTAAATGGTACGCCGAGGTGTTCTAGATATTGCTTTTCGGTTTTGCAAAATGCACACCAGGCGGCGCTATAAATAATGACGTGTGATTGTGCAGCTTTTGACATTATGATCCCTTTCCTCGTTAACCATAATCATTATACGCACAACATGTAGCGTGCACAAGAGCTTATTGAACGCTAGATGTGTCGCTTGTCAAGTACCAGCCGCCGTCAACAGGCGACTGATAGCAAGTAAGTTTCAAGTCTAAATGGTACTTTTGTAGTTCGCGAATAGCACGCAGAGCGTCGCTGCGGCTGGCGAAGCGCTTTTTCTCGGGCGCTCGGGCGGAATTATTACGGTAGCGCTGGTGCTTGGGGGTGCGATTACGGCGCGGCATGTTTGTAGTATACGAGGTTCGGGCTTTACAGACAATCTGGTTGCCTGATACAATTAACTGCGTATGAGTAAACTCTCTGGCGATAGCGACAGCCGTGCGGCGGGCGCCACATCCTCTGCGAGCGTGCCGGCGTCGGCGATTATGGCGACAATGGCAGATACGACGTGGCGCATGTTTACGCCGAGCGTTGGTCTGACGCTGGCTGGTGTATGGCTAGATGCGCAGTTCGGTACGAAACCGTGGCTGATGTTTGGTGGTATTGTATTAGGGTTTGTTGGCGCGTTTGTGCTTGTGAAGCGGCAAATCGCGGGCGGTACGCGGCGAAAGGCGGCACAGCGATGATAGCGGCTGGATTCGGGCTAGGCGCAGCAATAAGCGGCGCAGGTACGATGATTTCTGATGGCGCGGCGTTGGCATTTGGCGCGGCGGCTAGTGGTGCTGTGGCAACGTTTGCGGCGGCTGGTCCGCATATCTCAGTGAAAGCCGATACAGTCGCGACGATCGGCGGATTTGCGGTAACGAATTCGCAGGTGCTCGGCGCGTTTGGGCTGATCGTGCTCGTGTGGCTGATGTTTCGGATGCGCTTGGCAGTGCTGGGGCGCAGAAAACATACATTCGCGACGCGTTTGATGCAGTGGACATTTGAAGGATTGTACAACACGGTTAAACAGGTAGTCCAAGATGAGGCGTGGGCGCGGCGAGTTGCACCGCTAACGATCACGATATTCTTTTTTGTAGTGGCGCAGTATTGGCTGGGGCTATTACCTGTCGTTGGTCCGATCACGGTTGGCGAGCACGGTACTCCCCTGTTGCGTGGTGGCGTAGCGGACTTAAACATGACATTTGGATTGGCGATTGTGACCATTGTCGCGGCGCAGGTGTATGCGTTTAAGTATATGGGTTTCCGCGGCAATATGGGGCGCTACTTTGTAAACCCGCTGCGCGATCCGATTATGTCATTTGTCGGTATCTTAGAGCTGGTGGCGGAGTTCTCGCGCATGCTGGGCCTGAGTTTCCGCTTGTTTGGCAACGTGCTAGCAGGTGAGGTACTGTTAATCATGATTGCGTATTTGACGCAGGTGATTTCGCCGATGGCGCTTCAACCGTTTTACTTTTTTGAGCTGTTTATTGGTGGCATTCAAGCGTACATTTTCTTTATGTTGTCAACCGTATTTATTTCCCTAGGTCTCGTGCCGCATGGCGACCATGGCGAGCCGTACGCTTCAGTTGATCATTCCCCTGTTGATAGTCCGAAACTAGCGGCGGAGAATGAGTCATAAATCGATAACAATAATATAAGGAGAATTATCAAATTATGGAAGCATTATCATTTGCTCTCACTTATGCAATTCCGGCAGCGTTTGCCGCGATCGGGTGCGGTATGGTCGGTACGGCTGCGATGAATGCGGCTGGGCGTAATCCAGAAAAAATTAACGATTTGCGCACGATGATGATTCTTGGGATTTCATTTATCGACGCCTTGGCAATTATTGGTTTCGTGGCGGCAATCGTCGGAAAGGTTATGTAAGTAGCAGGGGTCATCGTGATAGAAAGTGTGACACAATTTGCGGCGGCGCACGCGGAAAAGGCGGATATGTTTACGTCGCTCGGTCTCGACTGGAAAGCGCTTGGTTTGCAAACGGTTGCGTTTTTAGTGCTGCTTGTCTTGCTTCGCAAGTTTGTGTATCCGCCGCTTGTTGAAACGCTGGATAAACGCGATGCTGAAGTTAGAGCGGGCGCTAAAGCAGCGCGCCAGGCGCAGAAAGCGGCCGACGAAAGCGAAGCGCGCACGGCAGCGATGCTCAAAAATGCGCAGCGCGAGTCGCGGGCGATTGTGTCGTCGGCAAAGCAAGAAGCGGCAGATATGATAGCCGATGCTGAGGCGAAAGCGTCGTTGCAAGCGAAACGGATTATCGAGAATGGGCGGCGCGACGTGGCGGCAGAATTAGTAGCAGCAAAGAAAAATTTGCGCAGCGAAATGATTGACTTAGTAGTCGAAGCGACTGCCGGCGTGACGCGCCACACCGTTGATGCGAGTAAAGATACGCAGCTGATTGAAAAAAACCTTGGGGAGCTGCAATAAATGGCGCAGGTAATTTCGCGGCGACGAATTGCGAGCTACGCGGCTGACGTATTGGCGGCGGGTGGCGACCGTGGTTTATTGTTGCGCGAAATCGCGGCATATTTGATCGAAATGAAAGCGACGCGTACGGCGAATTTGGTCGTTGCAGCGATTGAAGAGGAGTTGCAAGCACGCGGCATCGTCATCGTTGAGACGCTTTCGGCGCACCGGCTAAGCAATGAGCTGCGCGTGCGTATACGTACACTCGTTGGCGGGCGCGAGACGCATTTTCGCGAGCGCATCAATCCGGATGTTATTGGCGGCGTGAAAATTACCTTGCCCGATAGCGAGTTTGACGACACGATTCAACGTAAATTAATCGCCCTCAAGG is a window of Candidatus Saccharimonadaceae bacterium ML1 DNA encoding:
- a CDS encoding AtpZ/AtpI family protein; the protein is MSKLSGDSDSRAAGATSSASVPASAIMATMADTTWRMFTPSVGLTLAGVWLDAQFGTKPWLMFGGIVLGFVGAFVLVKRQIAGGTRRKAAQR
- the atpB gene encoding F0F1 ATP synthase subunit A translates to MIAAGFGLGAAISGAGTMISDGAALAFGAAASGAVATFAAAGPHISVKADTVATIGGFAVTNSQVLGAFGLIVLVWLMFRMRLAVLGRRKHTFATRLMQWTFEGLYNTVKQVVQDEAWARRVAPLTITIFFFVVAQYWLGLLPVVGPITVGEHGTPLLRGGVADLNMTFGLAIVTIVAAQVYAFKYMGFRGNMGRYFVNPLRDPIMSFVGILELVAEFSRMLGLSFRLFGNVLAGEVLLIMIAYLTQVISPMALQPFYFFELFIGGIQAYIFFMLSTVFISLGLVPHGDHGEPYASVDHSPVDSPKLAAENES
- a CDS encoding F0F1 ATP synthase subunit delta encodes the protein MAQVISRRRIASYAADVLAAGGDRGLLLREIAAYLIEMKATRTANLVVAAIEEELQARGIVIVETLSAHRLSNELRVRIRTLVGGRETHFRERINPDVIGGVKITLPDSEFDDTIQRKLIALKGAK
- the atpF gene encoding F0F1 ATP synthase subunit B; this translates as MIESVTQFAAAHAEKADMFTSLGLDWKALGLQTVAFLVLLVLLRKFVYPPLVETLDKRDAEVRAGAKAARQAQKAADESEARTAAMLKNAQRESRAIVSSAKQEAADMIADAEAKASLQAKRIIENGRRDVAAELVAAKKNLRSEMIDLVVEATAGVTRHTVDASKDTQLIEKNLGELQ
- a CDS encoding H+-transporting ATPase; the protein is MEALSFALTYAIPAAFAAIGCGMVGTAAMNAAGRNPEKINDLRTMMILGISFIDALAIIGFVAAIVGKVM
- a CDS encoding NrdH-redoxin, with the translated sequence MSKAAQSHVIIYSAAWCAFCKTEKQYLEHLGVPFTVRDIETDEGAMDELLAKVGGGASSVPVTDIAGVIVRGFDRAKIDAALRNKGLLT
- the yheS gene encoding putative ABC transporter ATP-binding protein YheS, translated to MIADVRITDKSFGPTVLMTGVKFSVDDGEKVGLIGRNGAGKTTLFGILTGADKDFTGSVIFRRGSVVVVTAQEHHDVGDITVLEYILSGLPEYARLRHILHTYPETMGNDMAKIEEYTQALDRFGQKGFYQIEELVTEELRNFQMDGMAERPLASLSGGQKRLVEVVKIMHAQADLALIDEPTNHMDYVAKKQFIDWMKASKQAMLVITHDRDVLKEVDRIVELKDGVTVNYEGNYDAYLKHNAFATSNAMNEYETVARRIANLKDKVLQFRRMKERTRDPDTIKQFKRRENQAAIELAELEKIEKPTFWIDREHVAQLDYKVADRYQKFKARNIHLRMKDGAMRSRRKLVEARDVALGYGDVLLFEGVNIDLREGEAVELRGRNGAGKTTLIRALLAGSTQDSKAAPVLYGGTLTLDPHVRVGVYEQEIAPTYLNMPLHDAIEQMYIDRKLAIGETKIRQLMGDYLFTDTDGMTPLVRLSGGQKARFQIISMLANDPQLLILDEPTNHLDLPSIEELETALERYAGAILYVSHDDYFRRKIGGVVVQIGAV